The Streptomyces sp. NBC_00162 genome window below encodes:
- the rpmF gene encoding 50S ribosomal protein L32 — MAVPKRKMSRSNTRHRRSQWKAAVPTLVSCERCQEPKLQHIACPSCGTYNKRQVLEV; from the coding sequence GTGGCTGTTCCGAAGCGGAAGATGTCGCGCAGCAACACGCGCCACCGCCGGTCGCAGTGGAAGGCTGCGGTCCCCACCCTGGTTTCGTGTGAGCGTTGCCAGGAGCCGAAGCTCCAGCACATTGCGTGCCCGAGCTGCGGCACCTACAACAAGCGCCAGGTCCTCGAGGTCTGA
- the rnc gene encoding ribonuclease III produces the protein MSELSNAEKQADSNNAASSHKLLEGRLGYRLESALLVRALTHRSYAYENGGLPTNERLEFLGDSVLGLVVTDTLYTTHPDLPEGQLAKLRAAVVNSRALAEVGRGLELGSFIRLGRGEEGTGGRDKASILADTLEAVIGAVYLDQGLDAASELVHRLFDPLIEKSSNLGAGLDWKTSLQELTAAEGLGVPEYLVTETGPDHEKTFTAAARVGGVSYGTGTGRSKKEAEQQAAESAWRGIRTAADERIAAAAAAGANAEAGAPAEEGGAPTPADPTPSA, from the coding sequence ATGTCTGAGCTGTCCAACGCTGAGAAGCAGGCAGACAGTAACAACGCGGCCTCGTCCCACAAGCTTCTGGAAGGGCGGCTCGGGTATCGACTCGAGTCCGCCCTTCTGGTGCGTGCACTGACCCACCGCTCGTACGCGTACGAGAACGGCGGTCTGCCCACCAACGAGCGGCTGGAGTTCCTCGGGGACTCCGTGCTCGGCCTGGTGGTCACGGACACGCTGTACACGACCCACCCGGATCTCCCCGAAGGCCAGCTGGCCAAACTTCGGGCCGCGGTGGTCAACTCGCGTGCACTGGCGGAGGTCGGGCGTGGCCTCGAACTCGGCTCCTTCATCCGGCTCGGCCGGGGCGAAGAGGGCACGGGTGGCCGGGACAAGGCCTCCATCCTCGCCGACACCCTTGAAGCGGTGATCGGCGCGGTCTACCTCGACCAGGGCCTCGACGCGGCCTCGGAGCTGGTTCACCGGCTCTTTGACCCGCTCATCGAGAAGTCCTCGAACCTCGGAGCCGGCCTGGACTGGAAGACCAGTCTCCAGGAGCTCACGGCGGCCGAAGGTCTTGGCGTACCGGAATACCTGGTCACCGAGACCGGCCCGGACCACGAGAAGACCTTCACTGCTGCTGCCCGCGTCGGTGGTGTCTCGTACGGCACCGGCACCGGCCGCAGCAAGAAGGAAGCGGAACAGCAGGCGGCGGAATCCGCCTGGCGCGGTATCCGTACCGCGGCGGACGAGCGGATCGCGGCTGCGGCCGCGGCCGGTGCGAACGCCGAAGCCGGTGCTCCGGCCGAGGAGGGCGGGGCGCCGACGCCCGCCGACCCGACGCCGAGCGCCTGA
- the mutM gene encoding bifunctional DNA-formamidopyrimidine glycosylase/DNA-(apurinic or apyrimidinic site) lyase: MPELPEVEVVRRGLERWVAGRTVEAVEVLHPRAVRRHAGGGADFAARLRGETIGVPQRRGKYLWLPLAGRDLSVLGHLGMSGQLLVQPEDAPDEKHLRIRVRFTDSDSGSAAGAAGTELRFVDQRTFGGLSLHEVAADSTDGLPDVIAHIARDPLDPLFDEGAYHLALRGRRTTVKRALLDQSLISGVGNIYADEALWRAKLHYERPTATLTRPRSAELLGHVRDVMNAALAVGGTSFDSLYVNVNGESGYFDRSLDAYGREDEPCRRCGTPMRRRPWMNRSSYFCPRCQRAPRVSS; this comes from the coding sequence GTGCCCGAGCTGCCCGAGGTCGAAGTCGTGCGGCGGGGCCTCGAGCGCTGGGTGGCCGGGCGGACCGTCGAGGCCGTCGAGGTCCTGCACCCCCGTGCCGTACGGCGCCACGCGGGCGGCGGGGCCGACTTCGCGGCGCGCCTGCGCGGGGAGACCATCGGGGTGCCGCAGCGGCGCGGGAAGTACCTGTGGCTGCCTCTGGCGGGCCGGGACCTGTCGGTCCTGGGTCATCTGGGGATGAGCGGACAACTGCTCGTGCAGCCCGAGGACGCCCCCGACGAGAAGCACCTGCGGATCCGGGTGCGGTTCACTGATTCCGACAGCGGCTCCGCCGCGGGCGCCGCCGGAACCGAACTGCGCTTCGTGGACCAGCGGACCTTCGGCGGGCTCTCGTTGCACGAGGTCGCCGCCGACAGCACCGACGGGCTTCCCGACGTCATCGCCCACATCGCGCGCGACCCCCTGGACCCGTTGTTCGACGAGGGCGCCTACCACCTGGCACTGCGTGGCCGGCGGACCACCGTCAAGCGGGCGCTGCTCGACCAGTCCCTGATCAGCGGGGTCGGCAACATCTACGCGGACGAGGCGCTGTGGCGCGCCAAGCTGCACTACGAGCGCCCCACGGCCACGCTCACACGCCCCCGGAGCGCGGAACTCCTGGGCCACGTCCGGGACGTCATGAACGCGGCCCTCGCCGTCGGCGGCACCAGCTTCGACAGCCTCTACGTCAACGTGAACGGCGAGTCGGGCTACTTCGACCGGTCGCTCGACGCCTACGGGCGCGAGGACGAGCCCTGCCGTCGCTGCGGTACGCCGATGCGGCGCCGGCCGTGGATGAACAGGTCGAGCTACTTCTGCCCGCGCTGTCAGCGGGCTCCGCGCGTGTCGTCGTAG
- a CDS encoding flavodoxin family protein encodes MSGTTHTPVVSIAYHSGYGHTAVIAEAVRNGAAEAGATVHFIKVDEIDDAQWELLDASDAIVFGSPTYMGTASGAFHVFAEATSKRWFGDAWQDKVAAGFTNSASKSGDKLHTLQFFQILAAQHGMSWVNLGLKPGWNSSTASENDLNRLGVFAGAAAQTNSDEGADAVHKADIATAEHLGRRVAEHTRVVVAGRAALAAL; translated from the coding sequence GTGTCCGGTACCACGCACACCCCCGTCGTCTCGATCGCCTACCACTCCGGCTACGGCCACACCGCGGTCATCGCCGAGGCGGTCCGCAACGGCGCCGCCGAGGCCGGCGCGACCGTCCACTTCATCAAGGTCGACGAGATCGACGACGCGCAGTGGGAGCTGCTCGACGCCTCCGACGCGATCGTCTTCGGCTCGCCGACCTACATGGGCACGGCGTCCGGTGCCTTCCACGTCTTCGCCGAGGCCACCTCGAAGCGCTGGTTCGGCGACGCCTGGCAGGACAAGGTGGCGGCCGGTTTCACCAACTCGGCCTCCAAGAGCGGCGACAAGCTGCACACCCTGCAGTTCTTCCAGATCCTGGCAGCGCAGCACGGCATGAGCTGGGTCAACCTGGGCCTGAAGCCGGGCTGGAACTCCAGCACCGCCTCGGAGAACGACCTCAACCGCCTCGGCGTCTTCGCCGGCGCCGCCGCGCAGACCAACTCCGACGAGGGTGCGGACGCGGTCCACAAGGCCGACATTGCGACCGCCGAGCACCTGGGCCGGCGCGTCGCCGAGCACACCCGCGTCGTCGTCGCGGGCCGCGCGGCCCTGGCCGCGCTCTAA
- a CDS encoding CAP domain-containing protein — translation MGRHGLHAAPRRGGKRGTALRTGLLGVSVAVALGTAAVTTGMVPVGDSFPYVGVAGSASDSTEAHAKASASPDGSAVDQQGGLANLSGRVPTGSGSPSAGPSASPSPSASPSPSASASASPSAPASASASASPSASPSAAPSTARSGKAPAKPAPVPPKPSAKAPTTPPPPALDGHSAEEAAVVTLVNQERAQAGCGPVRANPPLATLAGAFSKDMATRGFFGHTDPDGNSPWDRATKAGISGLGGENIARGQGDAEAVMKAWMNSPGHKANILNCEFRTLGVGAHFAAGGPWWTQDFGF, via the coding sequence ATGGGACGCCACGGACTTCACGCCGCACCGCGCCGCGGCGGCAAACGCGGCACCGCCCTGCGCACCGGCCTGCTGGGCGTCTCGGTTGCCGTGGCGCTCGGTACGGCCGCCGTCACCACCGGCATGGTGCCGGTCGGCGACTCCTTCCCCTACGTAGGGGTCGCCGGTTCGGCCTCCGACTCCACCGAGGCCCACGCGAAGGCCTCGGCGAGCCCCGACGGCAGCGCCGTGGACCAGCAGGGCGGCCTCGCCAACCTGTCCGGCCGCGTCCCCACCGGCTCGGGCTCCCCCTCGGCCGGCCCGTCGGCCTCCCCTTCCCCCTCCGCCTCACCGAGCCCGTCCGCATCGGCCTCCGCGTCGCCTTCGGCACCGGCGTCGGCATCGGCTTCGGCCTCGCCGAGCGCCTCACCCTCTGCCGCGCCGTCCACCGCGCGTTCCGGCAAGGCCCCGGCGAAGCCCGCCCCCGTGCCCCCGAAGCCGTCCGCCAAGGCGCCGACGACCCCGCCCCCGCCGGCCCTCGACGGGCACTCCGCCGAGGAGGCCGCCGTGGTCACCCTGGTGAACCAGGAGCGCGCGCAGGCCGGGTGCGGTCCGGTCCGGGCGAACCCGCCGCTCGCGACGCTGGCGGGCGCCTTCAGCAAGGACATGGCCACCCGCGGCTTCTTCGGCCACACCGACCCCGACGGCAACAGCCCGTGGGACCGCGCCACCAAGGCCGGGATCTCGGGCCTCGGCGGCGAGAACATCGCCCGCGGCCAGGGCGACGCCGAGGCCGTGATGAAGGCCTGGATGAACAGCCCGGGCCACAAGGCGAACATCCTCAACTGCGAGTTCCGCACCCTGGGCGTCGGCGCCCACTTCGCCGCCGGCGGCCCCTGGTGGACCCAGGACTTCGGCTTCTAG
- a CDS encoding YceD family protein, whose protein sequence is MGSVFDLQRSVKAGTALNTRLDHRNPLVFDTHELGRRPGAMQRLSREIAAPADLGLAGVIGVPEGTPLKLKLRLESVMEGVLVTGTARASATGECVRCLESVERELKADFQEMFSYPDADDRTRSKAEPADDAEDDEDTLFLEDGLFDLEPVLRDVVVLALPLQPVCREDCLGLCPDCGLSLNDDPDHHHDAVDIRWAALQGLVVTDQDDEKDNMSGTASDGVQGAAEKQEK, encoded by the coding sequence ATGGGCAGCGTCTTTGATCTTCAGCGATCTGTGAAAGCAGGAACGGCCCTGAATACCCGCCTCGACCACCGCAACCCCCTCGTGTTCGACACGCACGAGCTGGGTCGGCGTCCTGGTGCCATGCAGCGGCTGTCCCGTGAGATCGCGGCACCGGCGGACCTCGGTCTCGCCGGCGTCATCGGAGTGCCGGAAGGCACCCCGCTGAAGCTCAAGCTCCGCCTGGAGTCGGTCATGGAAGGGGTGCTTGTCACAGGCACCGCCCGTGCATCGGCAACCGGGGAGTGCGTAAGGTGTCTGGAGTCCGTGGAGCGCGAGCTCAAGGCGGACTTCCAGGAGATGTTTTCGTACCCTGACGCCGACGACCGGACCCGCTCCAAGGCGGAGCCGGCCGACGACGCCGAGGACGACGAGGACACGCTCTTCCTCGAGGACGGTTTGTTCGACCTCGAACCCGTGCTGCGCGACGTGGTGGTGCTCGCACTGCCGCTGCAGCCGGTGTGCCGGGAGGATTGTCTCGGACTGTGCCCCGATTGCGGGCTCAGCCTGAACGACGACCCGGACCACCACCATGACGCCGTCGACATCCGTTGGGCGGCACTGCAGGGACTCGTCGTGACCGATCAGGACGACGAGAAGGACAACATGAGCGGCACTGCCTCTGACGGAGTTCAGGGCGCCGCCGAGAAGCAGGAGAAGTAG
- a CDS encoding sugar porter family MFS transporter, with protein sequence MTSTANAPASGGGRAARPDHLGHVIFIAAAAAMGGFLFGYDSSVINGAVVAIRERFEVGSAALAQVIAAALIGCALGAATAGRIADRIGRIRCMQIAAVLFTASAIGSALPFALWDLAMWRVIGGFGIGMASVIGPAYIAEVSPAAYRGRLASFQQAAIVIGIAVSQLVNWGLLNLADGDQRGEIAGLEAWQWMLGIMVIPAVVYGLMSFVIPESPRYLISVGRTEQAKEVLREVEGSKIDIDARAAEIEQAMHSEHKSTFKDLLGGRFGFLPIVWIGIGLSVFQQLVGINVIFYYSSSLWQSVGIDPSSSFFYSFTTSIINIIGTVIAMVLVDRIGRKPLALIGSAGMAVSLGLCAWAFSYKEGSGDNITMPDTQGTIALIAAHSFVLFFALSWGVVVWVLLGEMFPNRIRAAALGVAASAQWIANWVITVSFPTLSDWNLSGAYVIYTVFALLSIPFILKWVPETKGKALEEMG encoded by the coding sequence TTGACCAGCACAGCGAACGCACCCGCGTCAGGCGGTGGCCGGGCGGCCCGCCCCGACCATCTCGGGCACGTCATCTTCATCGCCGCGGCCGCGGCCATGGGCGGCTTCCTCTTCGGCTACGACAGCTCCGTCATCAACGGCGCCGTCGTCGCCATCCGTGAACGGTTCGAGGTCGGATCCGCGGCGCTCGCCCAGGTGATCGCCGCCGCGCTGATCGGCTGCGCCCTCGGCGCCGCCACCGCCGGCCGCATCGCCGACCGGATCGGCCGCATCCGCTGCATGCAGATCGCCGCCGTCCTCTTCACCGCGAGCGCCATCGGCTCGGCCCTCCCGTTCGCCCTGTGGGACCTGGCGATGTGGCGCGTCATCGGCGGCTTCGGCATCGGCATGGCCTCCGTCATCGGCCCCGCCTACATCGCCGAGGTGTCCCCGGCCGCCTACCGCGGCCGGCTCGCCTCCTTCCAGCAGGCCGCCATCGTCATCGGCATCGCCGTCTCCCAGCTGGTCAACTGGGGCCTCCTGAACCTCGCCGACGGCGACCAGCGCGGCGAGATCGCCGGCCTGGAGGCCTGGCAGTGGATGCTCGGCATCATGGTCATCCCGGCCGTGGTCTACGGCCTGATGTCCTTCGTCATCCCGGAGTCCCCCCGCTACCTGATCTCCGTCGGCCGCACCGAGCAGGCCAAGGAGGTGCTGCGCGAGGTCGAGGGCTCGAAGATCGACATCGACGCACGCGCCGCCGAGATCGAGCAGGCGATGCACTCCGAGCACAAGTCCACCTTCAAGGACCTGCTGGGCGGCCGCTTCGGCTTCCTGCCCATCGTCTGGATCGGCATCGGCCTCTCCGTCTTCCAGCAGCTCGTCGGCATCAACGTGATCTTCTACTACAGCTCCTCGCTGTGGCAGTCCGTGGGCATCGACCCGAGCAGCTCGTTCTTCTACTCCTTCACCACGTCGATCATCAACATCATCGGCACGGTGATCGCGATGGTCCTCGTCGACCGGATCGGCCGCAAGCCGCTCGCCCTCATCGGCTCGGCGGGCATGGCGGTCTCCCTGGGCCTCTGCGCGTGGGCGTTCTCCTACAAGGAGGGCAGCGGCGACAACATCACGATGCCCGACACCCAGGGCACGATCGCGCTGATCGCCGCGCACTCCTTCGTGCTCTTCTTCGCCCTGTCCTGGGGCGTGGTGGTCTGGGTGCTGCTCGGCGAGATGTTCCCGAACCGCATCCGGGCCGCGGCCCTCGGCGTCGCCGCCTCGGCCCAGTGGATCGCCAACTGGGTCATCACCGTGTCGTTCCCGACCCTGTCGGACTGGAACCTGTCCGGCGCGTACGTGATCTACACCGTCTTCGCCCTGCTCTCGATCCCCTTCATCCTCAAGTGGGTGCCGGAGACCAAGGGCAAGGCGCTGGAGGAGATGGGGTAA
- a CDS encoding acylphosphatase, with protein sequence MNEDVRLIAWVRGRVQGVGFRWFTRENALEIGGVVGFALNLDDGRVQVVAEGQRENCHRLLDWLRSADTPGRVDGVTEIWGTPRGGYDGFAIR encoded by the coding sequence ATGAATGAAGATGTCCGCCTGATCGCCTGGGTGCGCGGCCGTGTGCAGGGAGTCGGCTTCCGCTGGTTCACCAGGGAGAACGCCCTGGAGATCGGCGGAGTCGTCGGTTTCGCGCTCAATCTCGACGACGGGCGAGTGCAGGTGGTGGCGGAAGGTCAACGTGAGAATTGCCACCGGCTGCTCGACTGGCTGCGCTCGGCCGACACGCCCGGCCGGGTGGACGGGGTGACAGAGATCTGGGGCACACCGCGCGGTGGCTACGACGGCTTCGCGATCCGGTGA
- a CDS encoding AAA family ATPase: MHLKSLTLRGFKSFASATTLRFEPGITCVVGPNGSGKSNVVDALSWVMGEQGAKSLRGGKMEDVIFAGTTGRPPLGRAEVSLTIDNSDGALPIDYAEVTITRIMFRGGSSEYQINGDTCRLLDIQELLSDSGIGREMHVIVGQGQLDSVLHADPMGRRAFIEEAAGVLKHRKRKEKALRKLDAMQVNLARVQDLNEELRRQLKPLGRQAAVARRAAVIQADLRDARLRLLADDLVTLRRALDAEVADEAALKERKEAAEARLAEALRREAELEEAVRELAPRLQRAQQTWYELSQLAERVRGTASLADARVKSATAPAEEERRGRDPEDMEKEAARIREQEAELTAALEAASHALEDTAAHRAELERALAEEERRLRDAARAIADRREALARLTGRLGAARSRAGAAQAEIDRLVAARDEAEARAVAAQEEYEALAEEVGGLDDSSVEGEYEAARAGLTEADAELAAARDAVTAAERSRAAVSARRDALALGLRRKDGTGALLAARERLAGLLGPAAERLSVTPGYEVAVAAALGSAADALAVSSPAAAAAAIRHLRDADAGRATLLIAPAAPALPGQASAAGAGAAVPGQAPGPVGAAAGSLLPGQAGAGEGAFPHPAPSRNGALPGPAPQAPPGTAGRGPQARLESPCGQSSPRQADGISQSPGSEAAAEFVQGDAEVRRAVAWVLRDHFVVGTLDEAEALVAERPGAVAVTVEGDVLGAHLAHGGSAGAPSLIEVQAAVDEAAAELARLDGQCRELTGAQAAAQARRQDAAALVEELAERRRAGERARAGVAQQLGRLAGQAKGAAGEAERSVTAAAKAQDALEQALLDVEECAGQLATAEEMPAEEEPDTSRRDRLAADGANARQTEMEARLQLRTHEERVKGLAGRADSLDRAARAEREARTRAERRRARLRHEAEVARAVADGARQLLAHVEVSLGRADGERAGAEYAKGLRERELAEARNSGRDLKGELDKLTDSVHRGEVLGAEKRLRIEAVEAKALEEFGMEAAGLVAEYGPDQPVPPSLPAEGEELPADPEHPRNLPGPFVRAQQEKRLKAAERAYQQLGKVNPLALEEFAALEERHQFLSEQLEDLRKTRADLLQVVKEVDERVEQVFTEAYRDTAREFEGVFSRLFPGGEGRLILTDPDNMLTTGVDVEARPPGKKVKRLSLLSGGERSLTAVALLVSIFKARPSPFYVMDEVEAALDDTNLQRLIRIMEELQESSQLIVITHQKRTMEVADALYGVSMQGDGVSKVISQRLR; this comes from the coding sequence GTGCACCTCAAGTCCCTGACCCTGCGCGGCTTCAAATCCTTTGCTTCCGCGACCACCCTGCGCTTCGAACCCGGCATCACCTGTGTCGTGGGTCCGAACGGCTCCGGCAAGTCCAACGTGGTGGACGCGCTGTCCTGGGTCATGGGCGAACAAGGGGCCAAATCCCTGCGCGGCGGGAAGATGGAAGACGTCATCTTCGCCGGGACCACCGGACGTCCGCCGCTCGGCCGCGCCGAGGTCTCGCTGACGATCGACAACTCCGACGGCGCGCTGCCCATCGACTACGCCGAAGTCACCATCACCCGGATCATGTTCCGCGGAGGCAGCAGCGAGTACCAGATCAACGGTGACACCTGCCGCCTGCTCGACATCCAGGAGCTGCTCTCCGACTCCGGCATCGGCCGCGAGATGCACGTCATCGTCGGACAGGGCCAGCTGGACTCCGTCCTGCACGCCGATCCCATGGGGCGCCGCGCCTTCATCGAGGAGGCGGCCGGCGTACTGAAGCACCGCAAGCGCAAGGAGAAGGCGCTGCGGAAGCTGGACGCGATGCAGGTGAACCTCGCGCGCGTGCAGGACCTCAACGAAGAGCTGCGGCGCCAGCTGAAGCCCCTGGGCCGGCAGGCCGCGGTGGCCCGCCGGGCGGCCGTCATCCAGGCGGACCTGCGCGACGCGCGGCTGCGGCTGCTCGCCGACGACCTGGTCACCCTGCGCCGCGCGCTCGACGCGGAGGTCGCGGACGAGGCGGCGCTGAAGGAACGCAAGGAGGCCGCCGAGGCCCGGCTGGCGGAGGCGCTGCGGCGCGAGGCCGAGCTGGAGGAGGCCGTACGGGAGCTCGCGCCGCGGCTCCAGCGGGCGCAGCAGACCTGGTACGAGCTCTCGCAGCTCGCCGAGCGGGTCCGGGGAACCGCGTCGCTGGCGGACGCGCGGGTCAAGAGCGCGACGGCTCCGGCGGAGGAGGAGCGGCGGGGGCGCGATCCCGAGGACATGGAGAAGGAGGCCGCGCGGATCCGCGAGCAGGAGGCGGAACTGACGGCGGCTCTGGAGGCGGCCTCCCACGCGCTGGAGGACACGGCGGCGCACCGGGCGGAGCTGGAGCGGGCGCTGGCCGAGGAGGAGCGGCGGCTGCGGGACGCCGCGCGGGCCATCGCGGACCGGCGCGAGGCGTTGGCCCGGCTGACGGGCCGGCTCGGCGCCGCCCGCTCCCGGGCCGGTGCCGCGCAGGCCGAGATCGACCGGCTCGTCGCGGCGCGCGACGAGGCCGAGGCCCGGGCGGTGGCCGCGCAGGAGGAGTACGAGGCCCTGGCGGAGGAGGTCGGCGGCCTCGACGACTCTTCGGTGGAGGGCGAGTACGAGGCGGCGCGGGCCGGGCTGACCGAGGCGGACGCCGAACTGGCGGCGGCCCGGGACGCGGTGACGGCGGCGGAGCGCTCGCGGGCGGCGGTGTCGGCGCGGCGGGACGCGCTGGCGCTGGGGCTGCGGCGCAAGGACGGTACGGGAGCGCTGCTCGCGGCGCGGGAGCGGCTGGCCGGGCTGCTGGGACCGGCGGCGGAGCGGCTGTCGGTGACCCCGGGGTACGAGGTCGCCGTGGCCGCCGCGCTGGGCTCGGCGGCGGACGCTTTGGCGGTGTCGTCCCCGGCCGCCGCGGCCGCGGCGATCCGCCACCTCCGCGACGCGGACGCGGGGCGCGCCACCCTCCTGATCGCCCCGGCGGCGCCGGCCCTCCCGGGCCAGGCCTCGGCCGCCGGGGCCGGGGCTGCGGTTCCGGGGCAGGCCCCGGGCCCGGTGGGCGCGGCTGCGGGCAGCCTGCTCCCCGGGCAGGCCGGTGCCGGTGAAGGGGCCTTCCCCCACCCCGCCCCTTCCCGAAACGGGGCTCTGCCCGGACCCGCGCCTCAAGCTCCCCCAGGTACCGCTGGGAGGGGCCCCCAGGCGAGGCTGGAATCGCCCTGCGGGCAATCCAGCCCGCGCCAGGCGGACGGGATCAGCCAAAGCCCCGGCAGCGAAGCCGCCGCCGAGTTCGTTCAGGGCGATGCCGAGGTGCGGCGGGCCGTGGCGTGGGTGCTGCGGGACCACTTCGTGGTCGGGACGCTCGACGAGGCCGAGGCCCTCGTCGCGGAGCGGCCCGGCGCGGTGGCGGTGACCGTCGAGGGCGACGTCCTCGGGGCACACCTCGCGCACGGCGGCTCCGCCGGGGCGCCCAGCCTGATCGAGGTGCAGGCGGCGGTCGACGAGGCCGCGGCCGAGCTGGCCCGGCTCGACGGGCAGTGCCGGGAGCTGACCGGAGCCCAGGCGGCCGCCCAGGCGCGGCGGCAGGACGCGGCGGCCCTGGTCGAGGAGCTCGCGGAACGCCGCCGGGCCGGGGAGCGGGCCCGTGCCGGGGTCGCCCAGCAGCTCGGCCGCCTCGCCGGGCAGGCGAAGGGAGCCGCGGGCGAGGCCGAGCGCAGCGTCACCGCGGCGGCCAAGGCCCAGGACGCGCTGGAGCAGGCGCTGCTGGACGTGGAGGAGTGCGCCGGGCAGCTGGCGACGGCCGAGGAGATGCCGGCGGAGGAGGAGCCGGACACCTCCCGGCGGGACCGGCTCGCCGCCGACGGGGCCAACGCCCGCCAGACCGAGATGGAGGCCCGGCTGCAGCTCAGGACCCACGAGGAGCGGGTCAAGGGACTGGCCGGAAGGGCGGATTCACTCGACCGGGCGGCCCGCGCCGAACGGGAGGCCCGCACCCGCGCGGAGCGCCGCCGGGCACGGCTGCGGCACGAGGCGGAGGTCGCCCGGGCGGTGGCCGACGGGGCCCGCCAGCTGCTCGCGCACGTGGAGGTCTCGCTGGGCCGGGCCGACGGGGAGCGCGCCGGGGCCGAGTACGCCAAGGGCCTGCGCGAGCGGGAACTCGCCGAGGCCAGGAACAGCGGCCGGGACCTGAAGGGCGAACTCGACAAGCTCACCGACTCGGTGCACCGCGGGGAGGTGCTCGGCGCCGAGAAGCGGCTGCGCATCGAAGCGGTGGAGGCCAAGGCGCTGGAGGAGTTCGGTATGGAGGCCGCCGGGCTCGTCGCCGAGTACGGCCCCGATCAGCCGGTGCCGCCGTCCCTGCCGGCCGAGGGCGAGGAGCTGCCCGCGGACCCGGAGCACCCCCGGAACCTTCCCGGCCCCTTCGTCCGCGCCCAGCAGGAGAAGCGGCTCAAGGCGGCCGAGCGCGCCTACCAGCAGCTCGGCAAGGTCAACCCGCTCGCGCTGGAGGAGTTCGCGGCGCTGGAGGAGCGCCACCAGTTCCTCAGCGAGCAGTTGGAGGACCTGCGCAAGACCCGCGCCGATCTCCTTCAAGTGGTGAAGGAGGTCGACGAGCGCGTCGAGCAGGTCTTCACCGAGGCGTACCGGGACACGGCTCGGGAGTTCGAGGGGGTCTTCTCGAGGCTGTTCCCCGGCGGCGAGGGCCGGCTGATCCTCACCGACCCCGACAACATGCTGACCACGGGAGTCGACGTCGAGGCGCGCCCGCCGGGCAAGAAGGTCAAGCGGCTGTCGCTGCTCTCGGGCGGCGAGCGCTCGCTGACCGCCGTGGCCCTGCTGGTGTCCATCTTCAAGGCGCGGCCCAGCCCGTTCTACGTGATGGACGAGGTCGAGGCCGCGCTCGACGACACCAACCTGCAGCGGCTGATCCGGATCATGGAGGAGCTCCAGGAGAGCTCCCAGCTGATCGTCATCACGCACCAGAAGCGGACGATGGAGGTCGCCGACGCGCTCTATGGCGTCTCGATGCAGGGCGACGGGGTCTCCAAGGTCATCAGCCAGCGGCTGCGCTGA
- a CDS encoding winged helix-turn-helix transcriptional regulator: MDTPSVCTESAESELPFDAFARACPSRETLEHVTGRWGSLTVGALREGPCRFNELRRRVEGVSEKMLSQTLHALERDGIVNREAQPTNPPRVDYELTPLGVEVADRLLSLIHFLEGSMPDVLTARQTYDDTRGAR; the protein is encoded by the coding sequence ATGGACACACCATCCGTCTGTACCGAGAGCGCCGAGTCCGAACTACCGTTCGATGCCTTCGCGCGCGCGTGCCCGTCCCGGGAAACCCTGGAGCACGTCACCGGCCGCTGGGGCAGCCTCACCGTGGGCGCTCTGCGCGAGGGCCCGTGCCGCTTCAACGAGCTGCGCCGCCGCGTGGAGGGCGTGAGCGAGAAGATGCTCTCCCAGACCCTGCACGCGCTGGAGCGCGACGGCATCGTCAACCGCGAGGCACAGCCGACCAACCCGCCCCGCGTCGACTACGAACTCACCCCGCTCGGCGTCGAGGTGGCGGACCGTCTGCTCTCCCTCATCCACTTCCTGGAGGGGAGCATGCCGGACGTGCTGACCGCCCGGCAGACCTACGACGACACGCGCGGAGCCCGCTGA